In Panicum virgatum strain AP13 chromosome 4N, P.virgatum_v5, whole genome shotgun sequence, a single window of DNA contains:
- the LOC120670249 gene encoding dirigent protein 1-like — translation MASSVANTTSSKRRRLLLLLAAAVALTILAPPPVAALRRRAVHLTVYVQEILDGPGQTEKLLIKGPGPANPSLWPPHNYFGDTIVMDDLVTEAVANNSKPIGRVYGIYMTASMTRPVYTVSFTLHLTAGPYNGSTIVMAGIDDDDMGVREHAVVGGTGALRGAEGYVFGIVKPFTSSYVVMELDIYMTVPVPAVPRPKARAAAASPLITDQ, via the coding sequence ATGGCCAGCTCGGTTGCAAACACTACTAgtagcaagcgccgccgcctcctcctgctcctcgccgccgccgtggctctGACGatcctggcgccgccgccggtggcggcaCTACGGCGCCGCGCTGTGCATCTGACGGTGTACGTCCAGGAGATCCTGGACGGGCCGGGGCAGACGGAGAAGCTGCTGATCAAGGGCCCCGGCCCGGCGAACCCGTCCCTGTGGCCCCCGCACAACTACTTCGGCGACACGATCGTGATGGACGACCTCGTCACCGAGGCCGTCGCCAACAACTCCAAGCCCATCGGCCGCGTGTACGGCATCTACATGACGGCCTCCATGACCCGCCCGGTGTACAcggtgagcttcacgctgcaTCTCACCGCGGGGCCCTACAACGGGAGCACGATCGTGATGGCCGgcatcgacgacgacgacatgggGGTCAGGGAGCACGCCGTGGTGGGCGGCACCGGCGCGCTCCGGGGCGCCGAGGGCTACGTGTTTGGCATCGTCAAGCCGTTTACGTCCTCGTACGTAGTGATGGAGCTGGACATTTACATGACCGTGCCGGTGCCGGCGGTGCCGAGGCCCAAAGCCAGAGCGGCTGCTGCCTCCCCTCTCATAACCGACCAGTGA
- the LOC120670176 gene encoding dirigent protein 1-like — MASSVANTTSSKRRRLLLLLAAAVALTILAPPPVSALRRRAVHLTVYVQEILDGPGQTEKLLIKGPGPANPSLWPPHNYFGDTIVMDDLVTEAVANNSKPIGRVYGIYMTASMTRPVYTVSFTLHLTAGPYNGSTIVMAGIDDDDMGVREHAVVGGTGALRGAEGYVFGIVKPFTSSYVVMELDIYMTVPVPVPRPKARAAAASPLITDQ, encoded by the coding sequence ATGGCCAGCTCGGTTGCAAACACTACTAgtagcaagcgccgccgcctcctcctgctcctcgccgccgccgtggctctGACGatcctggcgccgccgcctgtgtCGGCACTACGGCGCCGCGCTGTGCATCTGACGGTGTACGTCCAGGAGATCCTGGACGGGCCGGGGCAGACGGAGAAGCTGCTGATCAAGGGCCCCGGCCCGGCGAACCCGTCCCTGTGGCCCCCGCACAACTACTTCGGCGACACGATCGTGATGGACGACCTCGTCACCGAGGCCGTCGCCAACAACTCCAAGCCCATCGGCCGCGTGTACGGCATCTACATGACGGCCTCCATGACCCGCCCGGTGTACAcggtgagcttcacgctgcaTCTCACCGCGGGGCCCTACAACGGGAGCACGATCGTGATGGCCGgcatcgacgacgacgacatgggGGTCAGGGAGCACGCCGTGGTGGGCGGCACCGGCGCGCTCCGGGGCGCCGAGGGCTACGTGTTTGGCATCGTCAAGCCGTTTACGTCCTCGTACGTAGTGATGGAGCTGGACATTTACATGAccgtgccggtgccggtgccgagGCCCAAAGCCAGAGCGGCTGCTGCCTCCCCTCTCATAACCGACCAGTGA